ACCTGTCACATCTGCTACATTTAGATTGAAAACACTCATTTTTCGCGAGTTAGGCAGTGGCGAAGCGGTCGCGAGAAGGGCCACTGAGGCTTAAAACCTTTCGCGAGAAGCTTTAAGTCGCGAGACAGTCGTGATAGCTTCTGTGTGATTTTAAGGAAAATtcagtttttgcctaaaaaccATTTCGCGAGAAGAGGTTAGTCGCGAAATATTTGCGAGGTAGTAGCGAGAGTTTCTGTATGAAAAATATGACTTTTGATTTCCCTCAAGCACATTTCGTGGGAAGCTCTAAGTtgcgagcttctcgcgaaacAGCCTCTGAACtagtttttgatgaaaaacacaaaaatgcattttgaacaaaaattaagagtgcgaaagtataaaatcactttcaaaaacaaataaaacactcaaaaatctttttgggtttgatcatcaAATActtgagcatacacatcacatttgaacatgtacaatcacacaaatgagataagcattCATTGAAtcaaagtcttgtgtgttgtgggtgAGTATCAAGTGTGAAATAGTCCTTAGAccagagtgaagtttcaatgatcaattcaatcaagtcatacacaactagtactaagtcaagtgatCAATCTCAATtctagaaatgaacatatatgacctcccacaaattGATTATACaacttagaagcttttcatttggcttctacataaatcataacatttgattctttttagataaatacatctctttttgagatcggtgcttgaaatttttgatatttcaacattgaGAATTAGCCTTtagctttttgagcaccatacatttcaatacacaagtcgttttccctttttcctagtcaaatactagtatgtgtgataggcttttgtagctcaatatctctttttcactttgaaatttacatttggagagctcaaattcaaaaacaaaaaggaaataacgtgggaagagatataggcacaagtctatgcaagtatcaagaccatcaagacaATTGATCAATcgttcatgacaagcttgaagatctatttacaacaatcatgcatagttttcaagatttcttccacacaTATATATGTGCATATATAAACAAGCTAAGCTCATAAATGCACTatgccattagtacgaaggtactaggccaaactcacatacaagcaatcaaactttttgaagatttttcaattttttatgggtttttgaattttgaacacactcaaaaacaaaGCAAGAATTGAAAGAACACAAATAGAACTTGTAAAAGAAGACATGCTATAAACAGAAAACaatgcatgatatgatgcatgaacctatgatCCTAAGCattggaagtattgatgcatggacataggAAATaatcatgcatgagtacccctCTTCACCCACACATCACGTGTGTTcggggtgatatccctataggattgggtatgTGACTTGTGACCTTCAAACCTGCTGTTGAAGTTCGCCAAACATGTGGTGAATGCCTCGATCATCTTCATTACGGCTGCCTTGGCTATCCTTGTATACTCTCCTGACTTCTCAAGGAGTGAGTTGTAGTTCTCTTGAAGACCAGCTGcgttttcatcttcttcagtaTCAGATTCTTCGACAACTCCCATTGATTCTTTATCACTATGATTCCCAAGCTCCTGTACCAGCAAGTTCAACTCCTCCGAAAACTCATTATGGGTAATAGTCATAAATGTGGAGTAGTTCCCTTCTCCATCACAACTCCCTTCAGAATCAGAATTTGAAGAATCCGAATCACTAAGTGTTGTGGCATACGCCTTGCCCTTTCCTCTTAGATAGTTGGGACACTCCTTCTTAAGATGTCCATGACCATTGCATTCATAACACACAATGCCTTGAGGAAACTGGGAAtcctttccttctttcttcttaaactccttCCTATCACCTTTGGAGGATGAGAACTTCCCTCCGCTAAATGGTTTCCCACTGTTCTTCATCTTCAGAAATTTCCGGAAGTTCTTTGCTAGAAATACTACATCCTTTTCCACTCCATCTTCTTCGGAGGAATCTTTCATTCTTTCGGTGATGgttttaagagcaagagatttacttgTCTTATGAGAAGGCCGTCCAAGCTCATACGTTTGAAGAGACCCAATGAGCTCTTGGATCTtaatttcatccaaatctttacTCTCCTCTATAGCTGTGACTTTCGCTCGGAAGCTTTCCGACAGGGACCTCAAAATTTTTCTCACCACCTTAGCATCCTCAATCTTCTAACCAAGATTGAGCTTCGCAATCACAATTTTGTTGAGCTTTCCATAGAATGAATCAAAGGACTCATCATCTCCCATCTTAAGCTCTTCTAATTTGGTGGTTAACATCTGAAGCTTTGTGTCCTTCActttctttgttccttcataggtggtctccaatatctcccaagCTTCCTTGGCTACTAttatgtgagaaatcctgtggaACTCATATGGAGAAACACCACAAAATATAGCATTCAATGCTTTACTTAAAGAAAACTATTTCAAACGCACGGGGtccataattttatttgtttttgaaatggTTAAAAATCACTACTCTACAATATTGCAACCCCGTTAGACCCCATGCAGTACAGCTTGGACTAACATGTCAGTGTAAGCTCAAAGGAGAGCTGCAACGTATGATATTATaactaatataaatattttaagagcaTAGGAATCTCTTAGTTAAAATCCAATTGtgatatattagacatatattattatatattattgtaGTAGAACTTAGCCTGTATATTAAGGAGGGGCTTAATATATTATTGGGGTGTAACGACCCAttcattaaattataaaaataaataaataaataaaagtgcaACGATCAATGACCCGAAACAACTTCCATTTTTGGTAGGTCCAAGGGACAATTTCTTTGGGTTCAGCACATTGAATTTGGATAATGGTGGAATAGAGACTATATGGGTCTATTCCTGCATTCCATCCTCGTACTTGTGAAGAAAAGGGGGAACTATTAAATAAAATCTttcaaaaactttcaaaaaatatctaaaatcaattttttttttttaatacgaaattgtatagtaatttttttccctcctaaCATGAATGTTGGAGTTTTCTTGGCATGTCCGTGTTTGACATGTGTGCAACACAAAAAGGTCTCTTATTAATCGAATATATATATCTCTACACTCTCACATGTAGATCTCACCATAGAGGGTGAGATTGAAGATTTTATCTTatgcataaaataattattagtcTGACATGGACACAGTCAGGAATTTCGGACTATATGTATTTCTTAGCTTAgaagaatacttttttttttttttttttgagaaacgctTTAGAAGAAAACATGACGATGAAGCATCCATTCAATTATTAAACAACAAGCATGCTTCtatatactattatttaagaggCTTTTCTTGTTATCCaaaatattctcaaattgaCATATTTAGAAACTTTCAATAATAGGGTTAAACATGTAAAATtacaaattctaaaacttctaaattttagataaatttaaaaatgcaaTTTACCGACAaacgtttttcttttttttttaagttacgtgcgattttttttttcccttttgttctCTTGAGTCTTGAATTGTTGAACATATCTACTCCTACACTCCCACCAATGTTATGCTCCCCATAATAAACAGTTACTTCATTTTACATGTTTCTCTATCTTTatcatcttttctctttcttcttcaaattctaaaaaataaattcaatcctGCACATCTATTCCCACATTCTCACTAATTTCAAATGAAGAcaatcactcaaaactcaattaAGAAAGTATGAACatagcatttattttttaataaattttattatattgatttctctttccctttgtctttctctttctctaattgCTCCACTGCATTCGTAAAAGTGGAGATTGTATCTTTAAACTTCTCATATTACAAATTTCTCTCATcttaatttgttcattttttttaagttagccTTATGACACTCCTAGTGATGGATTGGTGAGAGTGCAATAAAGAACAAAGCGGTGGCAATGGAACATTTATATTGtgttagagcatctccagcagcttctccaaatttttgtactatttggagAATAAACAGTGACATTTAACTTTTacctacccactttttcaaatacactttccaacagattctctattccattctctatttcatttaaatattatttcttcattatttctttatttttttttatcatcatttattctttctatattcattcccaacaattatatttttcaatggaaagtgttatattcacaacatttttcgcaatactttcataagaatcacatcaaaatcttatgtgaaaaattgttactagttctaatttaaacccactgttgaaattatatttttacttaccaatattaactaataacaatatattatttaaaatttattgtgaaattattatgaaaatattgtggtagaatttctaaattattatttcttttttttatattatttttcatttctttctttctattctaTCATCCATacgtttctcttttcttttcttttttctctttatttttctccaCCACACATGTGTACCCATATATCCCATCCCCtccctttttgttttctctactTTCCACTTTCCAGAACCTCCCTctggctttctttctttctctagttctctttctcaacttttttttttttttttttcatcttctttctccAGTTCTCTtcctcaacttttttttttcattgtaataAGAATCAGAGAAATAggtaaagagagaaagaacagaTGGGTTAGATGGCTTCGCTCTGCCGCCGCCGCTCGTCGTCCTCTGCTGCTGCCGCTCGTCTTCCTCCCAACGCAGCCCAGATGGTAGATAGcttgtgtcttttttttctttttttttttctttttttagcttttattgttatggtttgattaattttaagattatgtttttgagttgtattttgattatgcttgagtttttagagatgtttgagaggAAGAATtgttatgaatatttttttttccatatttgcttgttctgattcaattttattttaagaattggattttgttttgtgttttgtgtttggattctgtgagaaacaaagagaatgagagaaattaaaaaaaaaaaaaaaaaatccggaggagagagaaagaattgatataATAGTAATTGAGATAATATTTTAAGCAGCAAAATAGGTTTGgagttgctacagtgttctctaaATTAAGAGAATCACTGTAGcaacttcaaaaataaatttggagaATTTGGATGTTTGGAGAATCTGCTGGAGCATGAACAGTGCTATTTGGTGGTCCAAATTTAACTTTACATTAGCTGTTAGAGATACTCTTAGAGTTGATACTTGATAACAAAATGTATGAGAGGAGACGTTACATGCACAAATTATTAAGATGATATAAAGTGTGGACACAAATTAAGATATTTGATTAGATTCTATATCCCAGTAAacctttttaactttttatatatattaggttaTATGATGtcatgttatttaaattttaaataacataataCTGAACtcacttttaaatttgtaatatttaatataaaatatgaaatagatttcttttattttattttattttttcaaactcACCCACCATAATCAAAGAAAATTGATGATATTTGAAAGATTGAAAAGGACTTTTGGCTCTGTGGAGTGTGGACCATCTCcatatagtttataaaaaatattgaaaaataatttgtgactgtaacattatttgtttgtttaaattCATAAGGTAAAATGTAAGAAGGTAACAActacccaatatatatatatatatatatatatatatttatttatttaaatttgagatataattctactctagcataatctatgtgcatgtgtgtggaACTCCATTCAGAAGACTTGAATTCCGACCTTTACCCCACACTTTACAAGAACTTATATTTGTAGAGTAATTATCAATGGTACTAACCAggttttgttttctaaaaacgGAACTCAActaacaagttttaaatttttttaaaatatatatatatatatatatatatatcaataaaattgaATAGATCCAATGGTCAAATATTTACTTAACCTTGTCATCTTCAGAAGCAAACTTAACTCCCATAGAGGTTAAGTCCAATATCAAGCAATCTCAGCTACaatgaaaacaaacaaatctCCTCAGAAGTAATAGTCCTTTGAACACTAACAACCTCTTCTCCTTCAATTAGGATGGAGCCACTATTGGACATGGAAACcaccccccaaatttttttttttttaaaatattattatgtgtatactaattttagcaattttattctatagaattacattttgtttttcttaaacaatatcattaattttttttaagaataatgctatattcacaaacttttttacaataatttttacaaactattttgaaagcaaatttttattggtttgctTATGAGTCCACcactcatcttttttttttactaaccagTAACCACTTAtcacattaatattttataagaaagcttgtagctctagcattttcttcattttagtgatcataaaaaataaaaaaaataatttaaaatctaaaacaaaatatacaaacccaaaaaaatagctcaacaacaaaaattaccaatagtaaaactaaatcaattttatccaaaataaacaaccctgccctttaaaaaattctaaataaaaataattttgtccttacccaaacaaaaataaataaaataaaaaataataaaaaatcttaacaGCTATGTAGTAACAGAGTGAAAGGTTGAAATCGCCACATACAGCTAACAGTGAAACTGCCCCCTTAATTCAAAGTTCTGCCTCTATTCCTGCCTTCAATCACATCAAATATAATTGAACCTATTTCTCGTTTGCAGCCCAAGACACAGTCTTGAGGCGCATCCCATCAAATGACCAAAGAATGTAGCTCTAGCTTCTAAGCATATTTAAAATCCCAATTTTAAGGAGTGATTtacatctaaaaaaatattgtcacacTCTCTGAATGAAACGCAAAACTTGAGTCCAAAGTTTAATTACACTGAACTATCAAGATGGTGACATGTGTCCAATTTTTATCATATGTCATCATCTCAACAGGTCTAATGCACTAGACCCAAGCCAAATCCCTGTATAAAAACCTATTAGTCCCATTGGCCAGGGTATGGAACTCATCCCCCAAGAATAGAACGttatcttagatttttttttttttttaggacaaaacttagatacactACCTTAGATGCTGTTTCTTAAGTTCCCCTCTTAAAATTCAATcatgtgactacttaactaaaaaatacacttctattCCATGAGGAAAAATCTAcatgacagaattttaaaaggaaaacctAAAGAATAGCCCCTAAATGCTGTATCTAAgtcttaccttttttttattacctttttttattaCCCAACAAAGGAAAATCTGTTGTTATTGACTTAATCACCAGAGTACTCTTGGCCAGCCCCGCCCTGAGTCCAGCCTAAGTTATACTGCTAAggggtttttctttcttctgtAGTAACAGGACAAATAGGGACAAATAGGCAAAGGGGAACTTGTTCGATTAAGTGAGGCCATCTCTTTTTGTGATTCCATTTGCTGTCTCTATTTACATCCCCATATACAccactcttttcttcttcttcttttgagaagtaaaaaattataataaaaactctccaaaaataaactaatgaaaTTATCAAATATATCAGATGTGAATTTATTAGATCAGATGATGACATTATGAAATCCCCATATACACATTCATACTACTTTTTAAGttcatttcatatttttatatcGAGTCATGAATGACAAGCATTGATTGGTGTAGAGTACAACTCAATCAAATGCCAGAGTAGCAACGACTTTATATAGATATTCCAGCATAAAATATTTGCCATAATTCTACTACATGTGAGGTTAGTATGCTGGAGCAAGATCATTTTAGTTGTAATCATAAATAAACATTCTGTCATTTCATTGTACTGTTTTCCATGCGTAGTCATCCAGCAATATCAAGAATATAACATTGCAGCGTGTTATATCAAAATCGAACCAAAATTCAACAGCTCTCCTTTTGTCTTAAGGTGCAAATTTACCAAATGATTAAACTTGTTGCAAACAAATTGTTTTACACTGTTTTACACACCCTTAAAAAGCAACTAAAAAGTCACAATGTTCATTGTAAAACAAACCAAATTCTCTCTTCCGCAGGTATATTAAAATCAAACAGACAATCTATTGTAAATCCAAACTCTACCCATAACAGATGTGAATAACATTCATATTGACAGCAGTGACCAGAGATAATGTTAATTGAATCTGGAAGTAAAAGATTGTGCATCAACCTATAAAATGTTTCAAGCTTTTATCTACAAGGATAGTTGCTTAagatggtttggtcatgttCAAAGGAGCGTGACTAATGCCCCATGCCCTGGTAAAAAAGAGTGAGTTGATCCAAGTTGagggaaccaaaaaaaaaaaatagaggaaggCCAAAATTCATTagtaaaagtaattaaaaaataaataaaaaagacatgTCAAGCCCAAAAGTTGCAAAGAGTATGACTTTTGATAGAGTagaataaaggaaaagaatacaGGTGGCCAACCCTAACTAATTAATCTGTTGAGGATTCATAGCCAACTCTAGAATTTTGGGATTAagactttgttgttgtttttgtatatAACTCATTGCATGAAATGCCTATAAGAGCCAAAAAAATTGGCGACttcccaaaaattttgtttaaatgaaaCACCTTCTCAAAGCCTCAGCCAACATTTACATTCCTTtccaataaataataataataactagttgCTAACTCATGCAATGCATGATATTATTTAacataaatgtgtaaaatttatattgattttgatgtcaaagtaaaaaataaaattattattctcTCAATAACTCAAATGATATTTCATTCCTAAATAACATCAATTTACCTCAACAAAGAGGCAGAAACTCTAGAAGTTGAAGCCCACCAAGCTCTCTTGTAGTCTTGTGCTGTTTTTGTACCTCCTTATGgtgtttttctcattctttgtCGATTAGCCACTAATTAGGTGAAACTTTTAAACTAACATAGAATTAGTTGGAGTTTGATATGGCCATTGGCTAAATCAAACATTTCAATTAGATGTTAGgaccaacaaaaatataaattgaaaggaaataaagagacccaaatatcaaaacaaaagacaaTCAAGATAATTCAATCattctaaaaatatacaatttaatataATGTCTAGTAGAAATAATTAGTATTAGTTTAAAACATCCAATATAGTATGAATAATAACTGATTCAATGATTATTCATAAAAGCAAACACCAATAAGTTGATTATAAATATGGTGACAATATGGAATTTAGTATCACCTCCTTGATTTGTCAAAACAtgattagaatttgaaattgatataaGGAGAGGATAATGAAAAGATATTGAAAACTTAATTAAGATTAATTCAATCTTTCAAACACACCTATTGAATTctacaaaatggaataaaatattttaaatttagatgcTAAACACACCTATTGAATTctacaaaatggaataaaatattttaaattcagATGCTAAACACACCTATTGAATTctacaaaatggaataaaatattttaaattcagATGCTAAATGTGTTCACTTTTAATCATGATTGCCTATAGCATAATGAACACAAAAGATTGATTTCATAGACAGAAGTAGTGACTCACCACCAAATTTAGGAAGGTCATCTTCTTGCTTCTTGCTTCATGCttcttgtttttaaattttaaattataaagttCTACAATAAAAAGATCAGGTGCGAAATTTGTGTTggataaaatacaataaatcaACATACTAAATTTGATGTTTAGGCTCTGCTGGATAAAACATTCCCAATTGTTGAATATGAGTAGTCACAATGCTGCTCTTTAACTTagtttgctctctctctctctttgctgaTTGCCGCCAATCtaaaaaccaccaaaaaaaaacccctatATGGGAACACTCTTGCATATGCAAGtctcatcaaaaaagaaaagaaaagaaaagcaatctATATATCAATTCCAAGAAACAAAGAGGGAGTGGAAAATCAACCTCCACCGAGGAGTGGAACGCAAAGATACTAATGAGGTTTAATATTTGTGTTGGTTCTGTAAAGGGAGGTTTGAAtgcaagaagaaaagaaaaaaatcaggGTTTATGTTTGTGTTGGTGCCATTCAGAGTTCTTATGCAAGAAAGGAAGAAAccctaaaagtttttttttttttttttttaacttaaaaaaaatattaatgaggtgtaaatttgttgaaatttttgttatagaattttagttgaagtagaatttcaagctcttaaaacatatatctaatagagttttatttaaactaaactattgtaatacttgataagataattacacgttgaagagaaataataaatatataagatataaaacctaaaataaaaagaatctaaaataaaaagaaaaagaaaatagcaatgatgttgaaaattgtgggagtttaagaggtttcgattttatataataataataataataataactagcctctgagcacgcgcgctttctattttttaggtaaagattaataatttgcatttattataatttgggatttccacttttttcaatcacaaaaaaaatatatataataataataataatacatggggtgagttttgtaaatttgaggagttttaaaactaacaaaagagtgattctattttgtagggagttagagagtagaagtaggaatttaaattaacgtaaaagtaggagtttattaGAAATAGGAAGGTATTTTAACGTAAAAataggaatttattatttttgtcaatttactattttaaccccatttttaagttttaggtaggggtatttttgacagtaaaaaaaataataactaactttcttttgtcaatttattattttaaccccatttttaagttgttggttaattaatttaggagtatttttgacagaaaaaaaagtaataactaactttctgaatccttttaatatatacagataaaCATTTACTTTCCCTACTTGGTAACATGCTTGTAATAATGCTATATCACCTAGGTATTACAATACAATATGTTGATAGAGCCgacaaatcaaaaaaagaaatgtaggataaaaaaaattaagctgtTGATTTTCTCCTCTTCAGACACATTCCTAGATAACTCTTGCAGGAAGTTCCCAAGCAGCCTTTGATCCAAAAACATATTAGGTGCACGTTTGGTTCAGCGTTTTTAGTAGgtctcatgcactgttcacgggacccgtaagtatttttttaagcaaaaacaacTTCAAAACTAGAtctcacaatactattcacacatttaaaaattattttgttacggtgttttcagttttcagcaataaacgGTATCTAAACAGATCCTAGGTCTCTATAGGAAAGAATCATTAAGTAAAGCTTGCATACACAACACCCCacaccaacacacacacacaagagagagggaaagaccTTTTccccaaagaaaatttttgtatcaTCAGCTACGGCCTCGATGAATTTAAGCTCAAGAAATTGCGGTGTCAGCTTCAACTTGTTTACTTCAGCTTCCTTCAGTACACTATAAATGTAGAGAGAGCAATATCATTAGTCATTTCTATAATACCATATTCATATCTTTTAAACTGAAAAGTGAATCAAGCTTTTACTGGTAGAAATATGCATCAGCCAAACTCTTTTTCCAAGCCATGTATATCTGGTTCTCAATTTCTTGCTGCTTCCTGGCACTATCCTTTTCCATCAACTGCTGTTCCATGAGGATCTTACTCACATTTGCAATCTTCTCAGCTTCACTAATAGCCTTTTTCTTACTTGTCTCTGCCTCTTTCTCAACCACCCTCTGTTTCTCAATAGCAATTAAGACCTAACAAAGTAAcatcaacataaaacatagaaTGATGCACTCTATTAACTTCAAAGGCTTACTATTATCCAATATGTTTTTCATTGACTGGGTGTGGGTGCAAACAAATGCATGTATAAAGTTTGGATATAAGCAACAAAAAAAGGATTGTAATATTGAATGCTCATAGGACCAAGGCTAACTGTTTTCAAGGGTAAACTCAATGTTCAGGccataatttcaaataataaacatacattaaaataacatttaatttgTAAAGAATCTGCAAATTAAGAATCATATTGTGGGTGGGTCTGCGTGTGTATTTGCTTTGCTTAACTAACagaggaaaacaaaagaaagtaaaaggaCCTTCTCTCATATTCAGGAAAAAGAAACTGAACCTTAGTGCGTTCCTCTTCCATTTGTTCAAAATTGCGTCTTATGCTTTCCGGGATGGTTGGCTTTGTAACACGAACACTCATGATTTCAATACCTGGAGCATATTGTGTGCAGTCACCTTGGAGAGCATCTTTCATCTTTTCGCCAATCTGTGAGAGTTACAAGCTTTGTCAATATAGCATGAAATAAATAGATAGAAAAGGATTTGATAACCACTACACTAGCTCATGGTACCATAATGTTACACAACTATATGAAGTATAAGGAACTCCTTAATAATGCTGGCAACTTAACACCAACATAGATTCCTGAAGAGAAATAATCCTTGGAAATCAACACAGCACTACTAAGTTAAGATTGTTCAAATATAAGTTAAAGATTTCAATACGTTAAACAATCTATCAGATTAAACAACTAaagcagaagaagaaaagtacaCTACTTTTATCAGAACTCGTAAGACTTCGTATACTGTAAAGCTAAATTGGAAGCtcccaaaatattttcatttatggCTTTAAAGGGTATGTTTTCTTTAGCATCCATACTTGATCAAAAACATCAATGTAGACTTGCTG
This genomic stretch from Quercus lobata isolate SW786 chromosome 3, ValleyOak3.0 Primary Assembly, whole genome shotgun sequence harbors:
- the LOC115978908 gene encoding erlin-1-like isoform X4 — translated: MDSNQPRPVTPQPPQGGRRGGGGGNGFSAILVVFLSFIAIFDMMMNQSPSTIRNGLSILHQVPEGYVGVYWKGGALQKTITDPGFHLKLPFITHYEPVQVTLQTDQVRDIPCGTKGGFMINFEKIEVVHRLHKDHVHDTLLNYGVQYDYTWIYDKIPHEINQFCSSHSLQQVYIDVFDQIGEKMKDALQGDCTQYAPGIEIMSVRVTKPTIPESIRRNFEQMEEERTKVLIAIEKQRVVEKEAETSKKKAISEAEKIANVSKILMEQQLMEKDSARKQQEIENQIYMAWKKSLADAYFYHVLKEAEVNKLKLTPQFLELKFIEAVADDTKIFFGEKIGGNQQRERESKLS
- the LOC115978908 gene encoding erlin-1-like isoform X3 — its product is MDSNQPRPVTPQPPQGGRRGGGGGNGFSAILMMNQSPSTIRNGLSILHQVPEGYVGVYWKGGALQKTITDPGFHLKLPFITHYEPVQVTLQTDQVRDIPCGTKGGFMINFEKIEVVHRLHKDHVHDTLLNYGVQYDYTWIYDKIPHEINQFCSSHSLQQVYIDVFDQIGEKMKDALQGDCTQYAPGIEIMSVRVTKPTIPESIRRNFEQMEEERTKVLIAIEKQRVVEKEAETSKKKAISEAEKIANVSKILMEQQLMEKDSARKQQEIENQIYMAWKKSLADAYFYHVLKEAEVNKLKLTPQFLELKFIEAVADDTKIFFGEKCMRPTKNAEPNVHLICFWIKGCLGTSCKSYLGMCLKRRKSTA
- the LOC115978908 gene encoding erlin-1-like isoform X1 translates to MDSNQPRPVTPQPPQGGRRGGGGGNGFSAILVVFLSFIAIFDMMMNQSPSTIRNGLSILHQVPEGYVGVYWKGGALQKTITDPGFHLKLPFITHYEPVQVTLQTDQVRDIPCGTKGGFMINFEKIEVVHRLHKDHVHDTLLNYGVQYDYTWIYDKIPHEINQFCSSHSLQQVYIDVFDQIGEKMKDALQGDCTQYAPGIEIMSVRVTKPTIPESIRRNFEQMEEERTKVLIAIEKQRVVEKEAETSKKKAISEAEKIANVSKILMEQQLMEKDSARKQQEIENQIYMAWKKSLADAYFYHVLKEAEVNKLKLTPQFLELKFIEAVADDTKIFFGEKCMRPTKNAEPNVHLICFWIKGCLGTSCKSYLGMCLKRRKSTA
- the LOC115978908 gene encoding erlin-1-like isoform X7; translation: MMMNQSPSTIRNGLSILHQVPEGYVGVYWKGGALQKTITDPGFHLKLPFITHYEPVQVTLQTDQVRDIPCGTKGGFMINFEKIEVVHRLHKDHVHDTLLNYGVQYDYTWIYDKIPHEINQFCSSHSLQQVYIDVFDQIGEKMKDALQGDCTQYAPGIEIMSVRVTKPTIPESIRRNFEQMEEERTKVLIAIEKQRVVEKEAETSKKKAISEAEKIANVSKILMEQQLMEKDSARKQQEIENQIYMAWKKSLADAYFYHVLKEAEVNKLKLTPQFLELKFIEAVADDTKIFFGEKCMRPTKNAEPNVHLICFWIKGCLGTSCKSYLGMCLKRRKSTA
- the LOC115978908 gene encoding erlin-1-like isoform X6, producing the protein MDSNQPRPVTPQPPQGGRRGGGGGNGFSAILVVFLSFIAIFDMMMNQSPSTIRNGLSILHQVPEGYVGVYWKGGALQKTITDPGFHLKLPFITHYEPVQVTLQTDQVRDIPCGTKGGFMINFEKIEVVHRLHKDHVHDTLLNYGVQYDYTWIYDKIPHEINQFCSSHSLQQVYIDVFDQIGEKMKDALQGDCTQYAPGIEIMSVRVTKPTIPESIRRNFEQMEEERTKVLIAIEKQRVVEKEAETSKKKAISEAEKIANVSKILMEQQLMEKDSARKQQEIENQIYMAWKKSLADAYFYHVLKEAEVNKLKLTPQFLELKFIEAVADDTKIFFGEKVS
- the LOC115978908 gene encoding erlin-1-like isoform X5, with protein sequence MDSNQPRPVTPQPPQGGRRGGGGGNGFSAILVVFLSFIAIFDMMMNQSPSTIRNGLSILHQVPEGYVGVYWKGGALQKTITDPGFHLKLPFITHYEPVQVTLQTDQVRDIPCGTKGGFMINFEKIEVVHRLHKDHVHDTLLNYGVQYDYTWIYDKIPHEINQFCSSHSLQQVYIDVFDQIGEKMKDALQGDCTQYAPGIEIMSVRVTKPTIPESIRRNFEQMEEERTKVLIAIEKQRVVEKEAETSKKKAISEAEKIANVSKILMEQQLMEKDSARKQQEIENQIYMAWKKSLADAYFYHVLKEAEVNKLKLTPQFLELKFIEAVADDTKIFFGEKVP
- the LOC115978908 gene encoding erlin-1-like isoform X2 produces the protein MDSNQPRPVTPQPPQGGRRGGGGGNGFSAILVVFLSFIAIFDMMMNQSPSTIRNGLSILHQVPEGYVGVYWKGGALQKTITDPGFHLKLPFITHYEPVQVTLQTDQVRDIPCGTKGGFMINFEKIEVVHRLHKDHVHDTLLNYGVQYDYTWIYDKIPHEINQFCSSHSLQQVYIDVFDQIGEKMKDALQGDCTQYAPGIEIMSVRVTKPTIPESIRRNFEQMEEERTKVLIAIEKQRVVEKEAETSKKKAISEAEKIANVSKILMEQQLMEKDSARKQQEIENQIYMAWKKSLADAYFYHVLKEAEVNKLKLTPQFLELKFIEAVADDTKIFFGEKVFPSLLCVCVGVGCCVCKLYLMILSYRDLGSV